The sequence CGGGTCGCTGGTCGGGCTGGTGGAGCCGACCGCCGGCACGGTCCGCGTCGGCGGCGCCGTCCCGCACCGCACCCCGCCCCGGGACCTCGTGCGCCGGGTCGGTCTCGTCCCGCAGGAGCCGCGCGACCTGCTGTACGCGGACACGGTGGCCGCCGAGTGCGCGGCCGCCGACCGGGACGCGGGAGCCGAGCCCGGCACCTGCCGGGCCCTGGTGTCCGAGCTGCTGCCGGGCATCACGGACGACACACACCCGCGTGACCTCTCCGAGGGCCAGCGTCTGACGCTCGCCCTGGCGGTCGTCCTGACCGCCCGCCCGCCGCTGCTCCTGCTCGACGAGCCGACCCGCGGCCTGGACTACGCGGCCAAGGCCCGTCTGGTCACGGTGCTGCGCGCGCTGGCCGCCGAGGGCCATGCGATCGTGCTGGCCACGCATGACGTGGAGCTGGCCGCCGAGATCGCGCACCGGGTGGTGCTGCTCGCCGACGGCGAGGTGATCGCCGACGGTCCGACGGCCGAGATCGTGGTCTCCTCGCCGTCCTTCGCCCCGCAGGTCACCAAGATCCTGGCCCCGCAGCAGTGGCTGACGGTGAGCGCGGTCCGGGAGGCCCTGGCATGACCGCCGCGCAGGCCCGGGTCCGGGCCATCCGCCTCGGTCCCCGTTCCATTGCCGCGCTGGTGCTGGTCAGCGCGGTGGGTGTGGTCGCCTTCTGCTGGCCCTTCCTCGCCCCGCCCGCCTCCGAGATCAGCGCGCACGCCGAGGACGCGCCGTGGCTGTTCGCGGCCCTGCTGGTGCTGCTGGTCGCGGTCGTGGCGGCGACGATCTCCGAGTCCGGTCTGGGCCCGAAGGCCGTCGCCATGCTGGGCGTGCTGGCCGCGACCGGGGCGGCCCTGCGCCCGATCGGCGCGGGCACGGCCGGGATCGAGCCGATGTTCTTCCTGCTGGTGCTCAGCGGACGGGTGCTCGGCCCCGGCTTCGGCTTCGTCCTCGGCTCGGTGACGATGTTCGCGTCCGCGCTGCTCACGGGCGGGGTCGGCCCCTGGATGCCGTTCCAGATGCTGGCGATGGGCTGGTTCACGATGGGCGCCGGGCTGCTCCCTGGCCAGGCCCGGCTGCGCGGCCGGGGCGAGCTTCTGCTGCTCGCCGTCTACGGCTTTCTCGCGGCCTTCGCCTACGGCACGGTCATGAACCTGGCCGGCTGGCCCTTCATGGGCGCCCTGACCTCGAACATCGCCTTCGACCCGCACGCGACGGTCCCCGCGAACCTGGGCCGCTTCGCCACCT is a genomic window of Streptomyces griseochromogenes containing:
- a CDS encoding ECF transporter S component, whose product is MTAAQARVRAIRLGPRSIAALVLVSAVGVVAFCWPFLAPPASEISAHAEDAPWLFAALLVLLVAVVAATISESGLGPKAVAMLGVLAATGAALRPIGAGTAGIEPMFFLLVLSGRVLGPGFGFVLGSVTMFASALLTGGVGPWMPFQMLAMGWFTMGAGLLPGQARLRGRGELLLLAVYGFLAAFAYGTVMNLAGWPFMGALTSNIAFDPHATVPANLGRFATYCLATSMGWDLGRAVCTVVLTLALGPALLRALRRATRRAAFETAVTFDAPAA